Proteins encoded together in one Planifilum fulgidum window:
- a CDS encoding sugar ABC transporter ATP-binding protein: protein MPAHLLEMKGIRKEFSGVPVLRGVDFALYPGEIHALMGENGAGKSTLMKILAGVHRKDGGIIRIDGEEREIDGAREAMRLGIAVIHQELNLIPHLTVMENLFLGREMVYGRTGWIRWKQMKEEARRWLEPLGLEVDPSREVASLSVGEQQLVEIARALSMQARILVLDEPTSALTNREIDTLFRILRSLKEKGVGMIYISHRMEEIFEICDRITVLRDGEWIGTRRADETDVDELIRMMVGRNISNRHFREPVEPGEERLRVEGLTRKGQVEEVSFSIRSGEIVGLTGLMGAGRTETARLLFGIDAPDRGKVWVDGREVRVRHPADAIREGIAFVTENRKEEGLVLSLSVRENLSLPNLGALSARGLIRSRKEARLVEELIRRLSIKTAGPGQEVRFLSGGNQQKVVIGKWLAASPRVLILDEPTRGVDIGAKEEIYRLMNRLTREGMAILLISSDLPEVLGMSDRVLVMHQGRIAAEFKREEATQEKILAAASGGCAS from the coding sequence ATGCCCGCGCATCTTTTGGAAATGAAAGGAATCCGAAAGGAATTTTCCGGCGTCCCGGTCCTCCGCGGCGTGGACTTTGCGCTTTATCCCGGAGAGATTCACGCCCTCATGGGGGAAAACGGGGCGGGAAAATCGACCCTGATGAAGATTCTCGCCGGAGTCCACCGGAAGGACGGGGGGATCATCCGGATCGACGGGGAAGAGCGGGAGATCGACGGCGCCCGGGAAGCGATGCGGCTGGGAATCGCCGTGATCCACCAAGAACTGAACCTGATCCCCCACCTGACGGTGATGGAAAACCTGTTTTTGGGCCGGGAGATGGTTTACGGGAGGACGGGATGGATCCGCTGGAAGCAGATGAAGGAGGAAGCCCGCAGGTGGCTGGAGCCCCTGGGGCTTGAGGTGGATCCTTCCCGGGAAGTGGCTTCCCTGTCCGTGGGGGAGCAACAGCTGGTGGAAATCGCCCGCGCCCTCTCCATGCAGGCCAGGATTCTGGTTCTGGACGAACCGACATCGGCCCTGACCAACCGGGAAATCGACACCCTTTTCCGAATTCTCCGCTCTTTGAAGGAAAAGGGAGTGGGGATGATATACATTTCCCACCGGATGGAGGAGATCTTCGAAATCTGCGACCGGATCACGGTCCTTCGGGACGGCGAGTGGATCGGCACGCGGCGGGCCGATGAGACCGACGTGGATGAATTGATCCGGATGATGGTGGGAAGGAACATCAGTAACCGCCATTTCCGCGAGCCGGTGGAACCGGGGGAAGAGCGGCTGCGGGTGGAAGGGCTCACCCGCAAGGGACAAGTGGAAGAGGTCTCCTTTTCGATCCGGAGCGGGGAAATCGTCGGTCTGACCGGCCTGATGGGCGCCGGGAGGACGGAAACGGCCCGTCTCCTCTTCGGCATCGACGCCCCTGACCGGGGGAAGGTGTGGGTGGACGGCAGGGAGGTCCGGGTCCGTCACCCGGCCGACGCCATCCGCGAGGGCATCGCCTTTGTGACGGAAAACCGGAAGGAGGAGGGGCTGGTTTTGTCCCTTTCGGTCCGGGAAAACCTCTCCCTCCCCAATCTGGGCGCCTTGTCCGCCCGCGGGCTGATCCGCAGCCGGAAGGAAGCGCGCCTGGTGGAGGAACTGATCCGGCGGTTGTCGATCAAAACCGCGGGGCCGGGACAGGAGGTCCGTTTCCTAAGCGGGGGGAACCAGCAAAAGGTGGTCATCGGCAAATGGCTGGCCGCTTCGCCCCGGGTGCTCATCCTGGATGAGCCGACCCGGGGGGTGGACATCGGCGCCAAGGAGGAGATTTACCGGCTGATGAACCGGTTGACCCGGGAAGGCATGGCCATCCTGCTCATCTCCTCGGATCTTCCGGAGGTGCTGGGGATGAGCGACCGGGTGCTGGTCATGCACCAGGGGCGGATCGCCGCCGAATTTAAAAGAGAAGAGGCGACCCAGGAGAAAATTCTGGCCGCCGCCTCGGGAGGGTGTGCGTCATGA
- a CDS encoding ABC transporter permease subunit — protein MNTLWKNSRLGLFQKLGPLMGLGVIVIALSFISGDFLTVTNIFNVLRQISINALLAFGMTFVILTGGIDLSVGSILALSGALCAGMIAGGTDPILAVLAGLAAGTLMGAANGLLVAKGRVAPFIATLATMTIYRGLTLVYTEGRPITFSNETFSLLGKGYFLEIPVPVIWMLLSFLILSFLLRNTTFGRHIYAVGGNEEAAVLSGIRADRVKIRVYAISGLFASLAGIILTSRLSSAQPTAGVAYELDAIAAVVLGGTSLAGGRGWIAGTLVGAMIIGVLDNGLNLLNVSSFYQQVVKGGVILLAVLLDRSRNG, from the coding sequence ATGAACACTCTTTGGAAAAACAGCCGGTTGGGCCTGTTTCAAAAACTCGGTCCCCTGATGGGTCTCGGCGTCATCGTGATCGCTCTGTCCTTCATCAGCGGGGATTTCCTGACCGTCACCAACATTTTCAACGTGTTGCGGCAGATTTCCATCAACGCCCTGCTCGCCTTCGGAATGACCTTCGTCATCCTGACCGGCGGGATCGACCTGTCCGTCGGATCCATTCTGGCCCTGTCCGGCGCTCTCTGCGCCGGGATGATCGCCGGGGGAACGGACCCGATCCTGGCCGTGCTCGCCGGACTGGCGGCCGGCACCCTGATGGGGGCGGCCAACGGGCTGTTGGTGGCCAAGGGGCGGGTGGCCCCCTTTATCGCCACCCTGGCGACGATGACGATCTATCGGGGATTGACGCTGGTTTACACGGAAGGGCGTCCCATCACCTTCAGCAACGAGACCTTCTCCCTGTTGGGAAAGGGATATTTCCTCGAGATTCCCGTGCCGGTCATCTGGATGCTGCTTTCCTTCCTCATCCTTTCCTTTTTGCTTCGCAACACCACCTTCGGCCGCCACATTTACGCGGTGGGGGGGAATGAGGAGGCGGCCGTTCTCTCCGGGATCCGGGCGGACCGGGTGAAGATCCGGGTCTATGCCATCAGCGGACTGTTCGCATCCCTGGCGGGGATCATTCTGACTTCCCGCCTCAGTTCCGCCCAGCCGACGGCGGGCGTGGCCTATGAGCTGGATGCGATCGCCGCCGTCGTCCTCGGGGGGACGAGCCTGGCCGGCGGGCGCGGCTGGATTGCCGGCACCCTGGTCGGCGCCATGATCATCGGGGTGCTGGACAACGGCCTCAACCTGTTGAATGTATCCTCTTTCTACCAGCAAGTGGTGAAGGGAGGGGTGATTCTGCTGGCGGTGCTGTTGGACAGGTCCCGGAATGGCTGA
- the rbsB gene encoding ribose ABC transporter substrate-binding protein RbsB: MKKVWFSLLTALLVVGLIAGCSSQSGLEQQEEKQDDGVTIGFSISTLNNPFFVTLKEGAEKAAKEAGAELIVVDAQDDSAKQLSDVEDLIQKKVDILLINPTDSHAVSSAVESANQAGIPVITVDREAEGGETVAHIASDNVSGGKMAGEYILEQLGGKGNIVELEGIPGTSAARDRGKGFHEAVDGKPGVKVVASQPADFNRAKGLNVMENILQSHKDIQAVFAHNDEMALGALEAIKAAKKEILVVGFDAIEDAVKAVEKGDMAATIAQKPEEMGRIAAEVAVKAAKGEKVEKFYPVELELITKK, encoded by the coding sequence ATGAAAAAAGTTTGGTTTTCCCTGTTGACGGCCTTGCTGGTCGTCGGATTGATCGCGGGCTGTTCCAGCCAGTCCGGCCTGGAACAGCAGGAAGAGAAGCAGGATGACGGCGTGACGATCGGTTTTTCCATCTCGACGCTCAACAACCCCTTCTTCGTCACCCTGAAGGAGGGAGCGGAGAAGGCGGCCAAGGAGGCCGGCGCGGAGCTGATCGTCGTCGATGCCCAGGATGACAGCGCCAAACAGTTGAGTGACGTGGAAGACCTGATCCAGAAAAAGGTGGACATTCTCCTGATCAACCCCACGGACAGCCATGCGGTTTCCAGCGCCGTGGAGTCCGCCAACCAGGCGGGAATTCCGGTGATCACCGTGGACCGTGAAGCCGAAGGCGGGGAAACGGTGGCCCACATCGCCTCCGACAACGTTTCGGGGGGCAAAATGGCCGGTGAATATATCCTGGAGCAGCTGGGCGGCAAGGGCAACATCGTGGAGCTGGAGGGAATTCCCGGAACCTCCGCCGCCCGGGACCGGGGAAAGGGATTCCATGAAGCCGTGGACGGCAAGCCGGGTGTGAAAGTGGTGGCTTCCCAGCCGGCGGACTTCAACCGGGCAAAGGGCCTGAACGTGATGGAGAACATCCTGCAGAGCCACAAGGACATCCAGGCGGTCTTCGCTCATAATGACGAAATGGCGCTGGGCGCGCTGGAGGCGATAAAAGCCGCCAAGAAGGAGATCCTGGTCGTCGGCTTTGACGCCATCGAGGACGCGGTGAAGGCCGTCGAAAAGGGGGACATGGCCGCCACCATCGCCCAGAAGCCGGAGGAGATGGGCCGGATCGCCGCGGAAGTGGCCGTCAAGGCCGCCAAGGGAGAGAAAGTGGAGAAGTTTTATCCGGTGGAGCTGGAGCTGATCACGAAGAAGTGA
- a CDS encoding DinB family protein, whose product MKVSDAIEKIRRDLVDTLERLDRWFDLPVEPQTYKPRDGGWSIREVLEHITLTNHFLMIIIRKGRDKALKRYEQGKVPHRDTDLDRLATIAQPDAFPWDRPEHMEPTGNVPVEEVRATLHNQQKQCLDILDELSAGQGTLYRVRMSVQNLGKIDLYQWIYFLVQHQKRHLVQLEKILQEWRREKAKKT is encoded by the coding sequence ATGAAAGTATCCGATGCGATCGAAAAAATTCGCAGGGACCTTGTGGATACCTTGGAACGACTGGATCGATGGTTTGATCTGCCCGTCGAACCTCAAACTTACAAGCCAAGGGACGGCGGCTGGTCGATCCGTGAAGTTTTGGAGCACATCACGCTCACCAACCACTTTTTGATGATCATTATCCGCAAAGGAAGGGACAAAGCGCTAAAGCGGTACGAACAGGGAAAAGTTCCCCACAGGGATACCGACCTCGATCGTCTGGCCACCATTGCACAACCGGATGCCTTTCCCTGGGACCGTCCCGAACACATGGAGCCGACGGGAAACGTACCGGTTGAAGAAGTTCGCGCCACCCTCCACAATCAGCAGAAACAATGCCTCGACATATTGGATGAGCTCTCGGCAGGCCAGGGAACGTTGTATCGCGTGCGCATGTCGGTGCAAAACCTGGGGAAAATCGACCTGTACCAATGGATTTACTTTTTGGTGCAACATCAAAAACGGCACCTTGTTCAACTGGAGAAAATTTTGCAAGAATGGCGTCGGGAAAAAGCAAAGAAAACATGA
- a CDS encoding NAD(P)H-dependent flavin oxidoreductase, with protein MPVIAAPMFLVSSPELVVECCKAGIIGSFPSLNARTVDVLDDWMTRIAEELKKAREDQPDRRIAPWAVNLIVHRTNPRYESDLELIRKHRPPIVITSLGNPAPVVDIVHGYGGLVFSDVSTLVHARKAAGSGVDGLILVCSGAGGHAGTINPFAFVGEVRRFWDGLLILAGCISGGRDIFAARAMGADLAYMGTRFIPASESFASDEYKEMLIQSDLDDLIYTDAFSGVHANFLKPSIRRAGLDPDRLQKKETVDFSHLDQTNAKAWKDIWSAGQGVGRIERVQTASEIVADLKREYDEALQAFRQTLT; from the coding sequence TTGCCCGTCATCGCGGCGCCGATGTTTCTCGTCTCAAGCCCCGAACTGGTCGTGGAGTGCTGCAAAGCGGGAATCATCGGTTCCTTTCCTTCACTGAACGCCCGCACCGTTGACGTGTTGGACGACTGGATGACGCGCATCGCGGAAGAGCTGAAAAAGGCCCGGGAGGATCAGCCGGACCGGCGGATCGCCCCCTGGGCGGTGAACCTGATCGTCCACCGGACCAATCCGCGGTATGAATCCGATCTGGAACTGATCCGAAAACACCGCCCGCCGATCGTGATCACCTCCCTCGGCAACCCCGCGCCGGTGGTCGATATCGTCCACGGTTACGGCGGCCTCGTCTTTTCGGATGTCAGCACCCTGGTCCACGCCAGGAAGGCGGCAGGTTCCGGCGTTGACGGCCTGATCCTGGTCTGTTCCGGGGCGGGGGGACATGCCGGCACGATCAATCCCTTCGCCTTTGTGGGGGAGGTCCGCCGCTTCTGGGACGGTCTTCTCATCCTGGCCGGCTGCATCTCCGGCGGCCGGGACATTTTCGCCGCCCGGGCGATGGGGGCTGATCTGGCTTACATGGGGACCCGGTTCATCCCCGCCTCCGAAAGTTTTGCGAGTGACGAATACAAAGAGATGCTGATCCAGTCCGACCTGGACGATTTGATTTACACGGATGCCTTCAGCGGTGTTCACGCCAACTTCCTCAAGCCCAGCATCCGGAGGGCCGGCCTGGATCCCGACCGCCTTCAGAAGAAGGAAACCGTCGATTTTTCCCACCTGGACCAGACCAATGCAAAGGCCTGGAAGGATATCTGGTCTGCCGGGCAGGGAGTGGGAAGAATCGAGCGGGTGCAGACCGCTTCCGAAATCGTGGCGGATCTCAAGCGGGAATACGACGAGGCCCTTCAGGCGTTCAGGCAAACCCTCACTTGA
- a CDS encoding SMI1/KNR4 family protein encodes MFEELIHKTLDGLKKRLVDRKLMIQGEMGRVEEVGFSFNEPATEEEIQDFSRRAGFRLPDDYWAFLRHCDGATLFQPWYGGQMELCRLSEVESKLGIVDFS; translated from the coding sequence ATGTTTGAGGAATTGATACACAAAACGCTGGACGGTCTCAAAAAGCGGCTGGTGGACCGGAAACTGATGATTCAAGGCGAAATGGGCCGGGTGGAAGAAGTGGGTTTTTCCTTTAACGAGCCTGCAACGGAAGAGGAGATTCAGGACTTCAGCCGTCGCGCGGGCTTTCGTCTTCCCGATGATTACTGGGCATTTCTCCGGCACTGCGACGGGGCCACCCTTTTCCAGCCGTGGTACGGAGGTCAGATGGAACTGTGCCGTTTGTCGGAGGTTGAGAGCAAGCTGGGCATCGTCGATTTTTCCTGA
- the ggt gene encoding gamma-glutamyltransferase has product MRLRWKPILGILCSLLLTLSLAIPPALVEAKRSSAPLRQVAVGKEGMVVTAHPLATQVGADVLRQGGNAVDAAVAIQFALNVVEPMMSGIGGGGFMMVYDAKTRKVSIVNSRERAPMGAKPDMFLDEDGNPIPFPERHTHGNAVGVPGTLKGLETALEKWGTRPLSKLIDPAIRLAERGVKVNWVLADAIEENKEKLARTAARDVFLPGGKPLKEGDLLVQKDLAKTLRLIQKHGTDVFYRGKVGEAIARTVREHGGSMTLDDLKRYRVTLDRPVRGTFRDYEIVSMPPPSSGGLTAIQILKMLEELEAGRYDVRSPEKYHLLAEAMHLAYADRGAYIGDPEFVDVPMKGLLHPEYIRERSALVSMDRANPEVKPGDPWKYEGKRGKKPASVQPDDRPIGQTTHFTVADRWGNLVSYTTTIEQLFGSGIMVPEYGILLNNELTDFDAVPGGPNEVRPFKRPMSSMTPTIVFRDGKPVLTVGSPGGATIIASVFQVILHKLEYGMPLKAAIEEPRIYSNRYPDIRWEEGVPEEARSRLQELGHRWESAPVNIGNVQSIWIDHRSGLYIGAADSTREGAAVGLFGKGKKK; this is encoded by the coding sequence CTGTGTTCCCTGTTGCTGACCCTTTCCCTGGCGATTCCACCTGCCTTGGTGGAAGCGAAGCGCTCCTCCGCCCCTCTCCGGCAGGTGGCGGTGGGCAAGGAGGGAATGGTGGTCACCGCCCACCCCCTGGCGACCCAGGTGGGGGCGGACGTGCTGCGCCAGGGGGGGAACGCCGTGGATGCGGCGGTGGCGATTCAGTTTGCTTTAAACGTGGTGGAGCCGATGATGTCCGGGATCGGCGGGGGCGGCTTCATGATGGTTTACGACGCCAAAACCCGGAAGGTTTCCATCGTCAACAGCCGGGAACGGGCCCCGATGGGCGCCAAGCCCGACATGTTCCTGGACGAGGACGGAAACCCGATCCCCTTCCCGGAGCGGCACACCCACGGGAATGCGGTGGGCGTCCCCGGCACCTTGAAGGGATTGGAGACGGCACTTGAGAAGTGGGGAACCCGCCCCTTATCCAAACTGATCGACCCCGCCATCCGTTTGGCGGAAAGGGGAGTGAAGGTCAACTGGGTTTTGGCCGATGCCATCGAGGAGAATAAGGAAAAGCTGGCCCGGACCGCCGCCAGGGATGTCTTCCTCCCCGGCGGAAAACCCCTGAAGGAAGGGGATCTGCTGGTTCAGAAGGATCTGGCCAAAACCCTGCGCCTGATCCAAAAGCATGGAACCGACGTCTTCTACCGGGGAAAAGTGGGGGAAGCGATCGCCCGGACCGTCCGGGAGCACGGCGGCAGCATGACGCTGGACGATCTGAAGCGTTACCGCGTCACCCTGGATCGGCCCGTCCGGGGAACCTTCAGGGATTATGAGATCGTGTCCATGCCTCCCCCCAGCTCCGGCGGCCTCACCGCGATCCAGATCCTGAAGATGCTGGAGGAACTGGAAGCGGGACGATACGACGTCCGCTCCCCGGAAAAATATCACCTGCTTGCCGAAGCGATGCACCTGGCCTATGCCGACCGGGGAGCGTACATCGGGGATCCGGAGTTTGTCGACGTCCCGATGAAGGGACTGCTCCATCCGGAATACATCCGGGAACGGTCCGCCCTGGTGTCGATGGATCGGGCCAACCCGGAGGTGAAACCCGGGGATCCCTGGAAATACGAAGGGAAAAGAGGGAAAAAACCGGCCTCCGTTCAACCCGATGACCGGCCGATCGGCCAGACGACCCACTTCACCGTGGCCGACCGGTGGGGCAACCTGGTTTCCTACACCACCACGATCGAGCAGCTCTTCGGAAGCGGGATCATGGTGCCGGAATACGGCATCCTGCTGAACAACGAGCTGACCGATTTCGACGCCGTTCCCGGCGGTCCCAACGAAGTCCGGCCCTTCAAGCGGCCGATGAGCTCCATGACCCCCACCATCGTGTTCCGGGACGGAAAACCGGTCCTGACCGTCGGCTCCCCCGGCGGCGCGACCATTATCGCCTCCGTCTTCCAGGTGATTCTCCACAAGCTGGAGTACGGCATGCCGCTCAAAGCGGCCATTGAGGAGCCCCGCATCTACAGCAACCGCTATCCCGACATCCGCTGGGAAGAAGGGGTGCCCGAGGAGGCCCGCAGCCGGCTCCAGGAACTCGGCCACCGGTGGGAAAGCGCGCCTGTGAATATCGGAAACGTGCAAAGCATCTGGATCGATCACCGGTCCGGCCTCTACATCGGCGCCGCGGATTCGACCCGTGAGGGGGCGGCCGTCGGCCTGTTCGGAAAAGGAAAGAAAAAATGA